A single window of Stigmatopora nigra isolate UIUO_SnigA chromosome 20, RoL_Snig_1.1, whole genome shotgun sequence DNA harbors:
- the LOC144213262 gene encoding transmembrane protein 272 encodes MANRALLHLIKKFPQPPTPVLIAAKVLLCIVPIAHIVVGAVHLSDCPRQSYIPIYLVVVGVFLVLLVLSVCLPCAKRAKEGPPNPTCHYCLGWNSLLSLILLCWFVAGNIWIYSIYKPNYWKNASDVGSYCHKEVYLFAFWTTTLVYILMALFVGLIFLGLLGVFMCSQPDLDDYI; translated from the exons ATGGCCAACCGTGCCCTGTTGCATCTCATTAAAAAATTCCCTCAACCGCCAACGCCCGTCCTAA TCGCGGCCAAGGTGCTCTTGTGCATCGTCCCCATCGCCCATATCGTCGTGG GTGCGGTGCACCTGAGCGACTGCCCCCGCCAGAGCTACATCCCTATTTacctggtggtggtgggggtcttCCTGGTCCTGCTGGTGCTGTCCGTCTGCCTGCCCTGCGCCAAACGGGCCAAAGAGGGGCCTCCGAACCCCACGTGCCATTACTGCTTAGGCTGGAACTCCCTGCTGTCCCTGATACTCCTCTGCTGGTTCGTGGCCG GGAACATCTGGATCTACTCCATTTACAAGCCCAACTACTGGAAAAACGCCAGCGACGTGGGCTCGTACTGCCACAAGGAAGTCTACCTGTTTGCCTTCTGGACCACCACGCTGGTCTACATCCTGATGGCACTCTTTGTGGGCCTCATCTTCCTGGGGCTCTTGGGCGTCTTCATGTGCAGCCAGCCGGACCTCGACGACTACATCTAG
- the pcolceb gene encoding procollagen C-endopeptidase enhancer b: protein MEVRVWSVCAILAWTLGWTAAQGQDNYTRPVFKCGGHLAVDSGMVASEGFPSPYKANSKCTWYITVPEGHVVMLSFRLFDMEAEPTCRYDYLDVYNGHTRLVQKLGRFCGTFRPGALISTSNTMMMDMVSDDATGGRGFLAYFRAGKPHVEENQFCGGRLTKSQGSVQTPNWPNSNYPAGISCSWFISVEPGNVIEVKFEKLDLEADTYCRYDYVALFNGGERDDSRRIAKFCGDRVPGSVVTNGHQLLVQFVSDLSVTSDGFMAYYNSIPRGSRTPTAGGDFIHRSGTPATTKPTAKPTAKPTTKPTTKPTVKPNKAKSTPRPKLVVKAKATPKPARKPVAKIPVPARKPTVKPKTAKPTRRAPVKKATPKPRIKASAKPKVIKVAKPTRKPVVKTKPGSKAAKATPKTPVKAKATPKPKATAKPGASKKPAVNKKPLPLNPLCTQACKRTGTLVSSFCPSDFVLTGKVTEVTPGPRGSATVEVSVITTYKAGKLNVARTGPSTTVKLTSTCKRCPGLTKGQNYVLMGKVDGQGKGLLSPSSFALLYKAVHAKALAALSAKGC from the exons ATGGAGGTCAGGGTGTGGAGCGTCTGCGCGATTTTGGCTTGGACGCTGGGATGGACGGCGGCTCAGGGTCAGGACAACTACACCAG GCCCGTCTTCAAATGCGGGGGGCATCTGGCGGTGGATTCGGGCATGGTGGCCAGCGAGGGCTTCCCCAGTCCTTACAAAGCCAACAGTAAATGCACCTGGTACATCACG GTGCCGGAAGGTCACGTGGTCATGCTGTCCTTCCGCCTCTTCGACATGGAGGCCGAGCCCACCTGTCGCTACGACTACTTGGACGTCTACAACGGCCACACGCGCCTGGTTCAGAAGCTGGGGCGCTTCTGCGGGACCTTCCGACCCGGAGCGCTCATCTCCACCTCCAACACcatgatgatggacatggtttCGGACGACGCCACCGGCGGGAGGGGCTTCCTGGCTTACTTTCGGGCGGGGAAGCCACACGTGGAAG AGAACCAGTTCTGCGGCGGGCGCCTGACCAAATCTCAAGGGTCCGTTCAGACCCCCAATTGGCCCAACTCCAACTACCCGGCGGGGATCAGCTGCTCCTGGTTCATCTCGGTGGAGCCGGGCAAC GTGATCGAGGTCAAGTTCGAGAAGCTGGACCTGGAAGCCGACACCTACTGTCGCTACGATTACGTGGCTCTGTTCAACGGCGGAGAGAGAGACGACTCCAGGAGGATCGCCAAGTTCTGCGGCGACAGGGTGCCCGG GAGCGTCGTGACCAACGGCCATCAGCTCCTGGTCCAGTTTGTCTCCGACCTCAGCGTGACCTCGGACGGCTTCATGGCCTACTACAACAGCATTCCCCGCGGCTCCCGGACTCCCACCGCCGGTGGGGACTTCATCCATCGATCCGGGACGCCCGCCACCACCAAACCCACGGCGAAGCCCACGGCGAAGCCCACGACGAAACCCACGACGAAGCCCACAGTGAAGCCCAACAAAGCCAAGAGCACCCCCAGACCCAAGCTTGTGGTCAAGGCCAAAGCCACTCCCAAACCGGCCAGAAAACCAGTGGCCAAGATCCCTGTGCCGGCGCGCAAACCTACCGTCAAGCCCAAAACGGCGAAACCCACCCGCAGAGCCCCGGTGAAGAAAGCCACGCCCAAACCCAGAATCAAAGCTTCCGCCAAACCCAAAGTCATCAAAGTGGCCAAACCCACGCGTAAGCCCGTAGTCAAGACCAAACCCGGCTCCAAAGCGGCCAAAGCCACCCCCAAAACGCCAGTAAAGGCCAAAGCCACACCCAAACCTAAAGCCACGGCCAAACCCGGAGCCAGCAAGAAACCGGCAGTGAACAAGAAAC CTTTGCCTCTCAACCCATTGTGCACTCAAGCCTGCAAGAGGACGGGGACTCTGGTCTCCAGCTTCTGCCCCAGTGACTTTG TGTTAACGGggaaggtcacagaggtcaccCCGGGCCCGAGAGGTTCGGCCACGGTGGAAGTGTCCGTCATCACGACTTACAAGGCGGGAAAACTGAACGTGGCCAGAACGGGACCGAGCACCACCGTCAAACTGACCTCCACCTGTAAGAGGTGCCCCGGGTTGACCAAAG GCCAAAACTACGTGCTGATGGGCAAAGTGGACGGCCAGGGAAAAGGTCTCCTGAGCCCGTCCAGTTTCGCCCTCCTGTACAAGGCGGTCCACGCCAAAGCCCTCGCCGCCCTGTCGGCCAAAGGGTGCTGA